One window from the genome of Crateriforma spongiae encodes:
- a CDS encoding EamA/RhaT family transporter: protein MSSIATVFVLSAALLYTVAVLCLKRATDWRPGPWRVTFLCNWATTILFAPLWLWGDTPVDWSLWWQPILIATLFVGGQALVVVALNLGDVSIATPLMGLKILIVTAITLAVSWLGYGDGKIPSDAWKLVTAAVLSTVAVALLGASGAGGQHRRLFLTAAASIGAAICYAIFDCLLQYWGPVWSTTRLMPLVMGWAGVLSFGLVPFFAAPLRRLEPAALPWIACGAFLMALQAVFLTCTISTWGHAAEANVLYSSRGLWAVVLIWMVGHWFSKSEQAAGGKVMTQRLIAAGLLSIAIVLVV, encoded by the coding sequence ATGTCCAGCATTGCCACCGTATTTGTATTGTCCGCCGCTCTGCTGTACACCGTCGCCGTGTTGTGCCTGAAGCGAGCAACCGACTGGCGACCGGGGCCTTGGAGAGTCACGTTTCTTTGCAACTGGGCGACGACGATCTTGTTTGCCCCGCTTTGGTTGTGGGGCGACACGCCGGTGGATTGGTCGCTTTGGTGGCAGCCCATCCTGATTGCGACGCTGTTTGTCGGTGGCCAAGCGTTGGTTGTCGTCGCTTTGAACTTGGGCGACGTCAGCATCGCGACGCCGCTGATGGGGTTGAAGATCTTGATCGTGACCGCCATCACGTTGGCGGTATCCTGGCTTGGATACGGCGACGGAAAGATCCCCAGCGACGCATGGAAACTGGTCACCGCCGCGGTCTTGTCGACAGTCGCAGTGGCGCTGCTGGGTGCCAGCGGCGCCGGCGGTCAACATCGACGATTGTTTCTGACGGCGGCCGCCTCGATCGGAGCCGCAATCTGCTACGCGATCTTTGATTGCTTGCTTCAGTATTGGGGACCGGTCTGGAGCACAACTCGGCTGATGCCGCTGGTCATGGGCTGGGCGGGCGTCCTGTCCTTCGGACTGGTCCCGTTCTTTGCGGCGCCGCTGCGTCGACTGGAACCGGCTGCCCTGCCCTGGATCGCTTGCGGCGCCTTCCTGATGGCTCTGCAAGCGGTTTTTCTGACTTGCACGATCAGCACCTGGGGACACGCGGCCGAAGCCAATGTGCTTTACAGCTCACGCGGACTCTGGGCCGTGGTCCTGATCTGGATGGTCGGGCATTGGTTCAGCAAGTCGGAACAAGCGGCCGGCGGCAAAGTGATGACCCAACGTCTGATCGCCGCCGGTTTGCTCAGCATCGCCATTGTGCTGGTGGTTTGA
- a CDS encoding GNAT family N-acetyltransferase: MVCSFDDLPRRWLYRLLQARQEVFTIEQHVICQDLDDLDFEAQHVLCVDGDRVAAYARVLAAGTRYDEPSFGRVLTTTDYRGIGLGKALVRRCVQTIETLSPDSPSSRISAQLYLKDFYAAFGYVPFGDVYLEDAIDHIAMRRKKNARP, from the coding sequence ATGGTTTGTTCGTTTGATGATTTGCCGCGTCGTTGGCTGTATCGGCTGCTGCAAGCTCGCCAGGAAGTCTTCACCATCGAGCAACACGTTATCTGCCAAGACTTGGATGACCTGGATTTTGAAGCCCAGCATGTGCTGTGCGTCGACGGTGATCGCGTTGCCGCGTACGCACGGGTGTTGGCGGCCGGGACGCGTTACGACGAACCGTCATTCGGTCGTGTTTTGACCACCACCGACTATCGCGGCATCGGCCTGGGCAAGGCGTTGGTCCGGCGTTGTGTGCAGACGATCGAAACGCTGTCTCCCGACAGCCCGTCATCCCGGATCAGTGCGCAGTTGTACCTGAAGGATTTTTACGCCGCCTTCGGCTACGTCCCCTTCGGCGATGTCTATTTGGAAGACGCCATCGACCACATCGCCATGCGGCGCAAAAAAAACGCTCGGCCGTAG
- a CDS encoding DUF1015 domain-containing protein: MPQITPFQAVRYNLDHVGSISDVIAPPYDVIDPELQDQLYKRHPANVIRIILNRPEPGDGGDEKYQRAADFVQQWLSEGVLKQDDQPAYYVYHQQFEHDGQTINRRGFMGRVRIQRFGEGNIYPHEETHPKAKVDRLKLTKATGQNNSQIFGLYPDPSNEIIETLDAACQGVTPLEAVDHLGVKHILWPVTDEAACEKVSQLMADRPMFVADGHHRYETACNYKDHVIETEGSIDDAHPANFVMTMLVGMSDPGMIVLPTHRLLRGTPKFTSDQIVEKLGDAFECEKLSGGLDAAGEAWGRMEKADDQGLVAVYAAEDDVWVLAKATDAAAGLMKEIAGQQSDDWRGLGVSILHRLVIDRLLGCEGHPKPTYVHEVSEVIDGFRGQGSQAESDGDEPYTLAALVMPAKLSDVEAISLHKERMPAKSTYFYPKLLSGLTFNRLK, translated from the coding sequence ATGCCTCAGATCACTCCTTTTCAAGCCGTCCGTTACAACTTGGACCACGTCGGGTCGATCAGCGACGTCATCGCCCCGCCCTATGACGTCATCGATCCCGAGCTGCAGGACCAGCTTTACAAGCGACACCCCGCCAACGTCATCCGAATCATCCTGAACCGACCCGAACCGGGCGACGGCGGTGATGAAAAGTACCAGCGTGCCGCCGACTTCGTTCAACAGTGGTTGTCCGAAGGCGTCCTGAAGCAAGACGATCAACCGGCCTATTACGTCTATCACCAGCAATTCGAACACGACGGGCAAACCATCAACCGCCGCGGGTTCATGGGACGCGTCCGGATCCAACGGTTCGGCGAAGGCAACATCTATCCGCACGAAGAAACGCACCCCAAGGCGAAAGTCGACCGGCTGAAGCTGACCAAGGCCACCGGCCAAAACAATAGCCAGATCTTTGGCCTGTACCCCGATCCGTCCAACGAGATCATCGAAACGCTGGACGCCGCTTGCCAAGGCGTCACGCCGTTGGAAGCGGTCGATCACTTGGGCGTCAAGCACATCCTGTGGCCGGTGACCGACGAAGCAGCGTGTGAGAAAGTCAGCCAATTGATGGCCGATCGACCGATGTTTGTCGCCGACGGCCATCACCGCTACGAAACGGCTTGCAACTACAAAGATCACGTGATCGAAACCGAGGGCTCGATCGACGACGCCCATCCGGCCAATTTCGTGATGACGATGCTGGTCGGAATGAGCGATCCGGGCATGATCGTGCTGCCGACGCACCGATTGCTGCGTGGCACGCCGAAGTTCACCAGCGACCAGATCGTTGAAAAGCTGGGCGACGCTTTCGAATGCGAGAAGCTGTCGGGCGGCTTGGATGCGGCCGGCGAAGCGTGGGGCCGCATGGAAAAGGCTGACGACCAGGGGCTGGTGGCCGTCTACGCCGCCGAAGACGACGTTTGGGTGCTGGCCAAAGCCACCGATGCCGCCGCAGGCTTGATGAAAGAGATCGCTGGGCAACAAAGCGATGACTGGCGGGGACTGGGCGTCAGCATCCTGCACCGACTGGTGATCGACCGATTGCTGGGCTGCGAAGGCCATCCCAAGCCGACCTATGTGCACGAAGTCAGCGAAGTGATCGACGGATTCCGTGGCCAGGGCAGCCAAGCCGAATCGGACGGCGACGAGCCCTACACTCTGGCGGCCTTGGTCATGCCGGCCAAACTGTCGGACGTCGAAGCGATTTCGTTGCACAAGGAAAGAATGCCGGCCAAGAGCACGTACTTCTACCCGAAGCTGCTGAGCGGTCTGACGTTCAATCGCCTGAAGTAA
- a CDS encoding ParA family protein, giving the protein MGRILCVVNQKGGVGKTTTAVNLSAALAMSGQTTLLLDMDPQCNATSAIGLAPCDGHALVREESIIDGIQTSSIDNLSVIPGSRTFQDVDRLANSDANETQMVRRHLDTLAETHQFVLLDCPPSVGALTQSALNASTEVLIPIQCEYFAMEGLTQLIQVIKKVIVSTDGRLTFGGILLTMYDPHLELTHEVDAEVREFFGDIVFDSVVPRDVALCEAPSHGQTVFQYAPRSRGAFAYTQLCMEVLQHD; this is encoded by the coding sequence GTGGGTAGGATCCTGTGCGTGGTAAATCAGAAAGGCGGCGTGGGTAAGACCACCACGGCCGTCAACCTTTCAGCGGCTTTGGCCATGTCCGGCCAAACGACGCTGTTGCTGGATATGGATCCACAGTGCAACGCGACGAGCGCGATCGGCTTGGCCCCCTGTGACGGGCACGCCTTGGTTCGCGAAGAATCGATCATCGACGGCATCCAGACATCATCCATCGATAACCTCAGCGTCATCCCCGGCAGCCGGACGTTCCAAGACGTCGACCGGCTGGCCAATTCCGACGCCAACGAAACCCAAATGGTCCGCCGACACTTGGACACCCTGGCCGAAACTCACCAGTTCGTCCTTTTGGACTGTCCGCCCAGTGTCGGTGCACTGACCCAGTCGGCGCTGAACGCCAGCACCGAGGTCCTGATCCCGATCCAATGCGAATACTTCGCCATGGAAGGGCTGACCCAGCTGATCCAAGTCATCAAAAAAGTCATCGTGTCGACCGACGGCAGACTGACCTTTGGCGGAATCCTACTGACCATGTACGATCCGCATCTTGAACTGACCCACGAAGTCGACGCCGAAGTCCGAGAATTCTTCGGCGACATTGTGTTTGATTCGGTCGTGCCGCGGGACGTCGCCTTGTGCGAAGCCCCCAGCCACGGCCAGACCGTTTTTCAATACGCCCCGCGTTCGCGCGGCGCGTTCGCGTATACCCAGCTGTGCATGGAGGTGCTTCAGCATGACTAG
- a CDS encoding ParB/RepB/Spo0J family partition protein, producing the protein MTSATTAKDRRLGKGLAALLGTPVDADGNPIPESFDDNGENRSSIPSLELNVDEIEANPFQPRREFNPEEIASLAESLKNHQQLQPVLVRIVDGRYQLISGERRLRATIHAGLKTIRAEVREADDRLVAELAIIENLQRKDLNPVEKALSFKRYIEEHKCKQDDLARRLSIDRSTIANLMRLLELPQAILDQLTAKQITAGHARALLPIGDEEIQIRMANKIIEEKWSVRATENNVAQMLQAEEDEETGKKVVNATRQKRRTVSPQVEAMQNELRMVFGTKVEIKSSARNRGKITIHFSDSDEFERLRAMLAASAADNRPQLKLAG; encoded by the coding sequence ATGACTAGTGCAACGACCGCCAAGGATCGTCGTTTGGGCAAGGGATTGGCCGCCTTGCTCGGTACCCCCGTTGATGCCGACGGCAACCCGATTCCCGAGTCCTTCGATGACAACGGCGAAAACCGATCGTCGATCCCGTCGCTGGAATTGAATGTCGACGAAATCGAGGCGAACCCGTTCCAGCCGCGACGTGAATTCAATCCAGAAGAAATCGCGTCGCTGGCCGAAAGCCTGAAGAACCACCAGCAATTGCAACCGGTGCTGGTTCGGATCGTCGATGGGCGGTACCAGCTGATCAGCGGCGAGCGTCGCCTTCGCGCGACCATCCATGCCGGCCTGAAGACCATCCGCGCCGAAGTCCGCGAGGCCGATGATCGCTTGGTGGCCGAACTGGCCATCATCGAGAACCTGCAACGCAAGGACCTGAACCCGGTCGAAAAGGCGTTGTCATTCAAACGGTACATCGAAGAGCACAAGTGCAAGCAAGACGACTTGGCTCGCCGCTTGTCGATCGACCGCAGCACGATCGCCAACCTGATGCGATTGCTGGAATTGCCCCAAGCGATCCTGGACCAGTTGACCGCAAAGCAGATCACCGCCGGTCACGCCCGTGCCCTGCTGCCGATCGGTGACGAAGAAATTCAGATCCGGATGGCCAACAAGATCATCGAAGAGAAATGGTCCGTCCGTGCGACCGAGAATAACGTCGCCCAGATGCTGCAGGCCGAAGAGGACGAAGAGACCGGGAAGAAGGTCGTCAACGCCACCCGGCAAAAACGCCGCACCGTTTCCCCGCAAGTCGAAGCGATGCAGAACGAATTGCGTATGGTCTTTGGCACCAAAGTCGAAATCAAATCGTCCGCCCGGAATCGTGGCAAGATCACGATCCATTTCAGCGACAGTGACGAATTCGAGCGTCTGCGGGCCATGCTGGCCGCCTCCGCCGCGGACAATCGACCGCAACTGAAATTGGCCGGCTGA
- the ahcY gene encoding adenosylhomocysteinase: protein MSQVQSERLPYKVKDISLADYGRQEIKLAENEMPGLMALRAKYGESKPLKGARIAGCLHMTIQTAVLIETLVELGAEVTWSSCNIFSTQDQAAAAIAKAGIPVYAWKGMTDEEFDWCIEQTLHFPSGEPLNMILDDGGDLTAMVHDKYPELLTNIRGISEETTAGIHRLMALHKSGRLRVPGINVNDSATKSKFDNLYGCRESLADGVKRATDVMLAGKVAVVCGYGDVGKGCAHSLQRYGCRVIVTEIDPINALQAAMEGFEVTTMDEACKEGRLFVTTTGNKDIILGKHMEQMPNDAIVCNIGHFDTEIDVAWLEGQVADGKVSKEEIKPADIGAVDRYTFADGHSVIVLAKGRLVNLGCATGHPSFVMSTSFTNQVLAQIELFNNGDQYEIGVTMLPKKLDEEVARLHLGALGVKLTQLTEDQAEYLGVPVEGPYKPDHYRY, encoded by the coding sequence GTGTCGCAAGTTCAATCCGAACGCTTGCCTTACAAGGTCAAAGACATCTCGCTGGCCGATTACGGCCGCCAAGAAATCAAGTTGGCCGAAAACGAAATGCCGGGCCTGATGGCTCTGCGTGCGAAGTACGGTGAAAGCAAGCCGCTGAAGGGCGCTCGCATCGCCGGCTGCCTTCACATGACGATCCAAACCGCCGTCTTGATCGAAACCTTGGTCGAACTGGGTGCGGAAGTCACCTGGTCCAGCTGCAACATCTTCAGCACCCAAGACCAAGCCGCCGCGGCGATCGCCAAGGCCGGCATTCCGGTTTACGCCTGGAAGGGCATGACCGACGAAGAATTCGACTGGTGCATCGAGCAAACGTTGCACTTCCCGTCCGGCGAACCGTTGAACATGATCCTGGACGACGGCGGCGACTTGACCGCCATGGTTCACGACAAGTACCCGGAACTGCTGACCAACATCCGCGGCATCAGCGAAGAAACCACCGCCGGTATCCACCGCTTGATGGCGTTGCACAAATCCGGTCGCCTGCGTGTGCCGGGCATCAACGTCAACGATTCGGCCACCAAGTCGAAGTTTGACAACTTGTACGGATGCCGCGAATCACTGGCCGACGGTGTCAAGCGTGCGACCGACGTCATGCTGGCCGGCAAGGTCGCCGTGGTCTGTGGCTATGGCGATGTCGGCAAGGGCTGTGCCCACAGCCTGCAACGTTACGGCTGTCGCGTCATCGTGACCGAGATCGACCCGATCAACGCGCTGCAAGCCGCGATGGAAGGTTTTGAAGTCACCACGATGGACGAAGCCTGCAAAGAAGGCCGTCTGTTCGTTACCACGACGGGCAACAAAGACATCATCTTGGGCAAGCACATGGAACAGATGCCCAACGACGCGATCGTCTGCAACATCGGTCACTTCGATACCGAAATCGACGTCGCTTGGTTGGAAGGCCAGGTCGCCGACGGCAAGGTCAGCAAGGAAGAAATCAAGCCGGCCGACATCGGTGCGGTCGATCGCTATACCTTCGCCGATGGCCATAGCGTGATCGTGCTGGCCAAGGGACGCCTGGTCAACTTGGGCTGTGCGACCGGTCACCCCAGCTTTGTGATGAGCACCTCGTTCACCAACCAAGTGTTGGCACAAATCGAACTGTTCAACAACGGCGACCAGTACGAAATCGGCGTCACCATGCTGCCGAAGAAGCTGGACGAAGAAGTCGCTCGACTGCACCTGGGTGCCCTGGGCGTCAAGCTGACTCAGCTGACCGAAGACCAAGCGGAATACTTGGGCGTGCCGGTCGAAGGCCCCTACAAGCCTGATCACTACCGCTACTAA
- a CDS encoding phosphoribosylanthranilate isomerase yields the protein MFQVKICGVRLKSDVAAVGAAGGDAVGLNFFPPSVRFVDPMSTDASQLADAARGHALRTVGVFVNEPVARIRQISEWLNLDAVQLHGDESIDQAIELQGDGLTVIRAIKLPVADLTTDLIDAATGPAAAAGLHLLLDADAGRMHGGSGKTLHWPAIHQWSAENPEARWTLAGGLDDDNVRQAVEVSGATSVDVASGVERPRGVKNDDRIRRFVSEFQAAKAG from the coding sequence ATGTTTCAAGTCAAGATTTGCGGAGTTCGATTGAAGAGCGACGTTGCGGCGGTCGGAGCGGCCGGCGGCGATGCGGTGGGCCTGAACTTCTTCCCCCCCAGCGTGCGATTCGTCGACCCGATGTCCACCGACGCGTCGCAATTGGCCGATGCGGCGCGAGGCCACGCGTTGCGAACCGTCGGAGTGTTCGTGAATGAACCGGTCGCACGGATCCGCCAGATCAGCGAATGGTTGAACTTGGACGCGGTCCAGTTGCACGGCGACGAATCGATCGACCAGGCGATCGAATTGCAGGGCGACGGCTTGACCGTGATCCGAGCCATCAAGTTGCCGGTGGCCGACTTGACGACCGACCTGATCGACGCGGCGACGGGGCCGGCCGCCGCCGCGGGACTGCACTTGTTGTTGGACGCCGACGCGGGGCGCATGCACGGAGGCTCGGGAAAAACGCTTCACTGGCCGGCGATCCATCAATGGTCAGCCGAGAATCCGGAGGCTCGCTGGACCCTGGCCGGCGGACTGGATGACGACAACGTCCGCCAAGCGGTCGAAGTGTCTGGCGCGACCAGCGTGGACGTCGCCAGCGGCGTCGAACGCCCGCGCGGCGTGAAGAATGACGATCGAATCCGGCGTTTTGTTTCCGAATTCCAGGCGGCCAAAGCCGGCTGA
- a CDS encoding multiheme c-type cytochrome → MLAFTWIESGLVAMLLVAAGLVVFLSLAADSSPDGRPVRRGRSWLAIFGWIGLVGVVAAAAASHRDPITVRSAKAKWPEVRPHDRYVGSDTCRSCHPGQHQSWHDSWHRTMTQDATPENVIAPFDGRTLGPANAQVKVYRDGDTFMMDLNIAPFAAGQGASPIRESFPVVLATGMHHEQQYWLKAQDDVPQLLPAPYSYLATTGQWIPRQASFLQPPDEYPFPLTTPGAWHETCIKCHATGGRLHASQIDHERQGFSAIDPTVMELGISCEACHGPGGDHVDANKNPLNRYANHLRGSDDTIINPAKLDHMRASSICGSCHSIRMFKDFEQFTQYVKDGFEFRPGDDLFESGMEDLVQCSTPKLAEKFKKRLTKPDMQLDNWFWSDGMVRVSGRELTGMSQAPCFQNGEMSCLSCHQMHREHDDPRDPKQWANDQLAIDMHSDQACLQCHDDMRSEKVIAAHTKHAPGSAGSQCMNCHMSYTVTGLMKAIRSHMIDTPSVQTTLETGRPNACNQCHMDKSLAWTAEHLRDWYGYAVPDMDPQQKDLSLMADMAVRGNAGARAIAAWTLGWDQAQAASGKRWTVPFLTQLLRDPYDVVRFSAYRSLKTVPGFEDFQFEFMSDADSINESAKAALRRWEAMTDRESEVAVDTDTPSAVLWKQDGAFDRQAFDELLQQRDDTPMQLLE, encoded by the coding sequence GTGCTGGCATTCACCTGGATCGAATCGGGACTGGTGGCGATGCTGTTGGTCGCCGCGGGCTTGGTGGTCTTTCTCTCTCTGGCGGCGGATTCGTCGCCGGACGGCAGGCCGGTTCGTCGTGGGCGGTCTTGGTTGGCGATCTTTGGCTGGATCGGATTGGTCGGTGTTGTTGCCGCGGCGGCCGCCAGCCATCGTGATCCGATCACCGTTCGGTCGGCCAAAGCCAAGTGGCCGGAGGTGCGTCCACATGATCGCTATGTCGGATCGGATACCTGCCGCAGTTGCCATCCGGGCCAACACCAGTCTTGGCACGATTCCTGGCACCGAACCATGACCCAGGATGCCACCCCGGAAAATGTCATCGCACCCTTCGATGGTCGAACACTGGGACCGGCCAATGCGCAGGTGAAGGTTTATCGGGACGGCGACACGTTCATGATGGATCTGAACATCGCACCCTTTGCGGCGGGGCAGGGTGCCAGCCCGATTCGCGAATCTTTTCCGGTGGTGCTGGCAACCGGGATGCATCACGAGCAGCAGTATTGGCTGAAGGCTCAGGACGACGTGCCGCAATTGTTGCCGGCCCCCTATTCCTACTTGGCGACGACAGGCCAGTGGATTCCGCGACAGGCCAGCTTCCTGCAACCGCCCGATGAATACCCGTTCCCACTGACCACGCCGGGGGCTTGGCACGAGACCTGTATCAAATGTCATGCGACCGGTGGCCGATTGCATGCATCGCAGATCGATCACGAACGCCAGGGATTCAGTGCCATTGATCCGACCGTGATGGAGCTGGGGATTTCGTGCGAAGCCTGTCACGGACCCGGCGGTGACCACGTGGATGCGAACAAAAATCCGCTGAATCGATACGCCAATCATTTGCGTGGATCCGACGACACGATCATCAATCCGGCAAAGCTGGATCACATGCGCGCGTCATCGATCTGTGGCAGCTGTCACAGCATTCGGATGTTCAAAGACTTTGAACAATTCACCCAGTACGTCAAAGACGGCTTTGAATTTCGGCCAGGCGACGACCTGTTCGAAAGCGGCATGGAAGACCTAGTGCAGTGTTCGACACCAAAATTGGCGGAAAAATTCAAGAAACGGCTGACAAAACCCGACATGCAGCTGGACAACTGGTTCTGGTCCGACGGGATGGTTCGCGTTTCCGGTCGCGAGCTGACGGGGATGTCTCAAGCACCGTGTTTTCAAAACGGTGAAATGTCGTGTTTGTCTTGCCATCAAATGCATCGCGAACATGACGATCCACGCGACCCCAAGCAGTGGGCCAACGACCAGTTGGCGATCGACATGCATTCGGACCAGGCGTGTCTGCAGTGTCACGACGACATGCGTAGCGAAAAAGTCATCGCAGCCCACACCAAACACGCCCCGGGCTCGGCCGGCAGCCAATGCATGAACTGTCACATGAGCTATACGGTGACGGGGCTGATGAAAGCGATCCGCAGCCACATGATCGACACGCCGTCGGTCCAGACGACCTTGGAAACCGGACGTCCCAACGCGTGCAATCAGTGTCACATGGACAAGTCGTTGGCTTGGACGGCCGAGCACCTGCGCGACTGGTACGGCTATGCGGTTCCCGACATGGATCCGCAGCAAAAGGATCTGTCCCTGATGGCGGACATGGCCGTTCGTGGTAACGCCGGTGCACGAGCGATCGCGGCGTGGACTTTGGGATGGGACCAGGCCCAAGCGGCGTCTGGGAAACGATGGACGGTCCCGTTCCTGACTCAGCTTTTACGCGACCCTTATGATGTGGTCCGATTCAGCGCGTACCGCTCACTGAAAACGGTGCCCGGCTTCGAAGACTTTCAGTTCGAGTTCATGTCCGACGCCGACTCGATCAACGAATCGGCGAAGGCAGCACTGCGCCGCTGGGAAGCCATGACGGATCGTGAATCGGAAGTCGCCGTCGATACCGACACACCGTCGGCGGTGCTATGGAAACAAGACGGGGCGTTCGACCGCCAGGCCTTCGATGAACTGTTGCAGCAGCGGGACGATACTCCGATGCAACTATTGGAATGA